CGCAGGTTTTAAATGCTATCGTGATACTGTGTTAAAAACTATTGACCTCGACAAAATTCGCTTTGTAGGTTATGCTTTTCAAGTTGAAATGAAGTTTACAACATGGAAATATGGGTTTCAAATAGAAGAAGTTCCTATTATCTTTACCGATAGAACCAAAGGAGAGTCCAAAATGTCGGCTAATATATTTAAAGAAGCTGTATTAGGAGTGATTCAAATGAAGTTTACGAGCTTGTTTAAGAAATATAAGAAAGTTGATGCCAATTCCTCAAAAAAAAAGGTTCTTGAAGTCAACTAAATAAATCCTAGAAATGGACTATAACCATATCAAAGCCATTCATATTATTTTTGTGGTTAGCTGGTTTGCTGGCTTGTTTTATTTGCCAAGGCTGTTTGTGTATCATACCGAAGCCAACGATAAGCCCGATTTAGAAAGAAAAATTATTCAAGAGCAGTTTCAAAAAATGGAAAAAATCTTGTTTAATGCAATTATGATTCCAGCGATGTGGCTAACATTGTTAACGGGTGCTACAATGGTATATTGGTCTTGGTGGGATACCTTTTCGGTACACGGGTGGTTGCACCTTAAATTGGGGTTTGTGGCGGTATTGCTGTTATATCACTTGGTATGTAGGCAAATTATCAAGGAATTGCGAGTAAACAAATTTAGATTTACTGGATTTCAGTTACGCTTGTATAATGAAATAGCTACTATTTTGTTATTTGCTATAGTGTTTTTGGTAGTCCTAAAAAATACGGTAGATTGGCTTTGGGGAATAGCGGGATTAATGATTTTTGCGGTACTAATTATGTCGGCGGTAAAAATAGTAAAGTCTATTCGTGAAAAGAAAAAAGCATAACGATACAATCATCAAAAAAGGGTAAAATCTACTGTAGATTTTACCCTTTTTGCTTTATTTCAAAACCCCAACTTTACCAGCATTTCGTGCAAAAATCATCATTCTTGATTGATTACCTGTTTTTACGACAATCAGATCCCGAACATCGCCATTGAGCATAAAGCCGGAAGTTTGATAAGGAATAGGTCTAAACAACCCTTTGCCATTACCCAAAAGAACGGCTCCCATTGAGGCATCGTTGCGGCCTAACTGTACACGCCAAGGATAAAAATTACCTCCAAGGAGTATATCTTTTTTGCCATCCTTATCAAAATCTTCAATTACGATACTTGATACCAGCGATATTTGTGCTGCTAATGGCAAGGCTTTGGCTACAAATTGTCCATTACCTGTATTTTCAAAATAGGTAGAGTTTAATGTGTTTATTTTGAGGGTTTTAGCATCTTTGAGTTGTTCTGGTGAAAGAAGTTCGTTTAATGTAGCCTCAGCGTAATCTTTATATTTCAAAAACTTTTTCCTAACAGAAGGAAATTGATTGGCCAGTTCGTCGAGAGAAGCTAGCGGATAACTTTTTCCCTGAATATAATAGCAAATTAAGGGTTCGATAGTGCCATTCTGGTCAAAATCGCCATAACAAAGACTAATCGGCTCTTTTTCGGAAGCTCGGAACTGCGTATTTTGTCCCAAATTTCCTGCAATGATGTCCAAGTCGCCATCGTTGTCCATATCTTCGACAACTACTTTTGCCCAAAAACCATTGGTATTATTCATGCCATATTTTGTGGTAGCATTCATCAACTGCCCTCGGTGGTTTTCGTAAATAGTAATAGGCATAAATTCGCCTGCAATAACCAAATCTAGCCAACCGTCGTGGTTGAGGTCTACCCAAGCTGCAGTATTTACAATACCTGGTCGGCGTAAGGTAGTTTCTTTTTGCTCAGAGGCATATTGGAACGTTACTTTTCCATTTTTACTCTCATTTCTCAATAAATAACAAAAATCGGCTTCAGGAAAGCTGTTGGGCATCGAGCGTCCTCCAATAAAAATATCAATATCGCCATCTTTGTCATAGTCGGCAGTGGCAATACAGCTACCATTGCTAGTTAGGTCGGGCAGAGCATCATTGTTTTTTGTAAATACCCCTTGTCCATTATTAATAAATAGGTGGTCTTGATATACTTTGTCGTGAGCCGCAAATTCAGTGCCTCCTCGTACAACAAATAGGTCTAAATCGCCATCGTTATCGGCATCGAAAAATGCTACGCCCATATCTTTACTAAGAGTTTGACTAGTCCAAGGCTGTGAGGTTGCCTTTTGAAATTGTCCATTGCCTTTCTGGATATACAACTCGCCTGCCTGTACCTGATTTCCTCCCACAAAAATATCTTCTAGGCCATCGCCATTGACATCGCCTTTTGCTAAAAAAGGCCCTATTTTAGATACCTGATAGGGCAAAAGAGATTGATGCTTAAAGTCGACATAAGGTACTTCTTGATGGATATAAGGTATGTTAGACAGCAAACTGAAGTCAGACAATAAAGGCCGTGTTGGCAGAGCCGGAACTGCTAGGAGGTGTTTGGCCGTATTACTATGAACCGTTAATAAAGTGTCAGCTTTGAGGTTGTATAGTTCGGTTGTTTGGCCATTTACCCAGCGAATTTGCAACGATTTTACAATAGAATCTTGGCCCAAACCAAAATGTAAAGAAGGTTCTACACTACTCTGAAAACCATGAGAAGGGTAAAGTTCCTGCATTTGGGATGAATGAGCTGTTTTCAAAATAACTTTTGCTCCCAATGCAAAATGGTTCAGACCAGTGTCTCTTAGGTTTATCGTCAAATAGTGATTTTTGGCTATTTGCCTGCTTTTATTTTCAAATAGCATAGCAGGAGCATTGCTATTATTCACAATTAGGTCTAAATCGCCATCGTTATCTAAATCAGCGTATGCGGCACCAGTACTAATGGAGGGTTCGGAAAGCCCCCATTTTTCGGTAATATTCTGAAAAGCAAGGCCATTGCTAGTATTTTTATTCAAAAAACAATAGTTGCTTACTTTGGTACTGGACATTTCCTGAATCAGTTTCCAAGTGTTTAGTTTTTGCCCTAAAGCACGAGCTTTGTCAGATTCTTCCTGATAAGTGTATTTCAGAAAATCCATATTGGTGAAATCACGGAGGTAGCCATTGGTAATATAAAGGTCTTTATAGCCATCGTTATCCAAATCGCAAGCCAGCGGACTCCAGCTCCAGTCGGTGTTGGAGATACCCGCCAACTGCCCAATTTCACTAAACTGAGGAATACCTTCGGTATTATTGCCAACATTCAGTTGTAACATATTACGCATATTTTGGTGATGAAAGCCACTATCAACCAATAATTGGTAATTGTCGTATTCGTCGGGGCCTTTCAGCAATTTCTGTCTGCGATTGTCTTCAGGAAGCATATCTAACGAAACAATATCGGCTTGTTGATCATTGTTAAAATCAACAATATCTGACCCCATCGAAAACTTAGAGATATGTCCGATACTTTTTTTGAGTATTTCGGCAAAATGTCCATTTTTGAGATTTAGGTATAAAAAATCTTGCTCGTTATAATCGTTTGTTACGTAAAGGTCTGGCCAATCGTCGTTATTGATGTCGCCAATAGCCACACTCAACCCAAAGTTCAAACCACTGCCATTGATACCCGCTTCGTCGCTAATATCGTTAAAATATCCATTGTCGTTTCGGTAGAGCCTATTGCCAAACTGAGGGTGTCGTGTTTTGCGGAGCCGTTCGGTATTGAAAAAAGCATTATAAAACATTTCGGCATGATTGACCATAAACATATCGAGGTCGCCATCTTTGTCCATATCGAAAAAAGCTACCTGAGTTGTAAAAGTGCCTACGGCATCGAGCCCATATTGGGCAGCACTTTCTACAAAAACTGGGACACCATTTTTGTTGCCAGTATTGATATATAATTCATTGCTGCGTTCTTCTTTTGTTCCAGAGCCAGAATAACAAACATAAATATCCAGTTTGCCATCGGCATTGATATCTACCATACTTACGCCCGTTTTCCATTTTTTTCGGCCAGCTACACCAGCTACATCAGTAATATCTTCAAACTGAAAAGCTACCTTGTCGGATTTACCCTTATTGAGATACAGCTTATTGAAAACCATATTACCCGAAAAATAAATATCGGGCAAACCATCATTGTTGACGTCGCCCACTGCCACACCGCCACCATTGTATAGATATTGGTATTCTAGAATATTTAATTGTTCATTTTCTTGAATATCATTGACAAATGTTATTCCAGAGTCGGTGGGTTTGACCAAATGAAAAAGGGTTTCATCCGATGAAGGCTTGCAAGCATAGCAAAGAAAAAGTACTGTAAAAAGGGTTAATCGCTGTATCATTATAGAAAGCCTTGATATGGTAAAGAGGCTATTAAGTATTTCTTAATAACCTCTTTACTAGATTCAACTATACAAAAACTATTTTATTGGGCACAAAGTGATTTTAGACAACTGATTTAAAGTAAATTAGTAATTAGGTATTTGATTATCAAGCATTTAGTTACTTAAAATATTTCGGTTGTCTTTTTGAGCCTATATCATTCCAATTACCATCCTGCGATTTGTTTTGCGGCAGGGTTTTTATCAATTTCAGCTTGAGGAATAGGCAAAACGTATAACTTAGCAGGGAAACCTCTTGTTTCAAAAGCATAACGTGTATAGGTAATTGTATTGCCCGACTTAGTCATTTTCATCCCATATAAAGGGCCGTTGAGTAAAGATTCTGCTATTTTCCATCTACGGATATCGAAGAAACGGTGTTCTTCAAAGGCCAATTCTATTCTACGTTCATTTCTGATTTTTGCACGCATTTGGTCTTTAGAAAGCCCTGTTACTAAATCAGGTATTCCAGCTCTTTTTCTGATAGCATTAATGGCACTGTACACCGTTGCATCTGGGCCAGAGGCTTCGTTTTTGGCTTCGGCATAGTTTAATAAAACTTCGGCATACCGAAGGAAAATCCAATCTTGGTCACTACTTTTTGTATAAAGTACGTATTGTTCTTCATGAAATTTACGAAGTATATAACCTGTTTTGGTGTCTTCGGCTCTACCTGTTACATCGGCACCGCCAGCAAATAGCTCTATAACACGTCCACGGAAAGTAGAACCATTGTGTACAACTGTTGCTTCAAAACGAGGGTCGAGGTTGGCATAAGGCTCGGTAGCTTTGTACAAAGGAGACTCAGCCTGTGGCTTTCCATCAATCATATCATAAGAATCAACAAAGTTTTGAGTAGGAACATTACCTCCCCATCCTGCATCGCTACCACCTCTGATAGAAGGGGGCGAATTGACAACATCGAATCCATTATTTAAGCCAAAATGAACTTTGTCTGGGGCTTGGAATTTTTTGGCAAAAACGATTTCGTTATTGTTTTTGGTTAAAAACAATGTTCTATAATCATTGAATAACGTATAATCAGTATTAATAACCTTATTGGCAGCATCGGCTGCTGCCTGCCAACGTCCAGCATATAGCAAGACACGGCTTTTTAGAGCATTTGCTGCTCCTGAAGTTGCTCGTCCAGCTTCAATGGCCCCTTTTTTAGGAAGTAGCGAAGCCGCTTTGTCGAGGTCGGCGATAATAAAATTGACTACTTCATCATAGCTTGCACGAGGTAGCTGAAAATTATCGTTGAGCGTCAGACTTTTGCTAATAAGCGGTACACCTGTAGGCTCGCTACCCGTTGAGGGCATTCCGTAGAGCCTCAGAAGTTCATGATAAATAAATCCTCGAAGAAAGTAGGTTTCACCCAATAAACGATTTCTAAGAGCCTCATCTTTTAGGCTATTAAGGTTTTCAAGAGCAATATTAGTTTTTCTTACTAAACTATAGTAATCGCCCCATGTTTCGCCCCAAGGTACATTAGAAGGCAAAAAATTACCCGTTTGTAGCTCATTTGAGTGAGTCCAAGGCATACCAACGTCGCCATCGTCTGAGGCTCCATCAAGCAAATAAAGTCCTTTGGCCCATCCTTGATAGTTACGGTCGAAACCCGAAGGCATTTGGCCATAAATAGCATTAACAAATTGAACAGCTCCTTGAGGGTCGGTCCATACGGTTTGGCCTGTAAGAGAATCTTTAGGCAGTTGGTCGAGAATATCAGTACAGCTCAAAAACGTTGTTGTACACATAAGTGCACATCCAAATCGCATTAGTTTATATATAATTTTGTTCATTTTAGTGATTGTTAAAATTTAAAGTTTACACCAGCATTCCAAATTCTAAATTGGGGATAGTCCCATCCTCTACCACTGGCATTTTCAGGGTCATAATTTTGGATTTTTGACCATGTCGCTACGTTATTAGCATTTACATAAATACGCATTCCCTTAATAAAACCCCCTAATTTTAGGGCATCTACAGGGAGGTTATAGGCTAATTCTATATTTTTGAGACGCAAATAAGACGCATCTCTCATCCAAAAAGAAGAACCAGCATGATTAAGGTTGGTTGGGTCAATCAAAACACGAGGCTCGCTAGCATTAGGGTTTGATGGAGTCCAGCGGTCTAAGTTTGCTTTCAATGCACCTGAGCCTACAAAGAACGGCCAAGCCCCTTCTCCTTCATAGTATTGGTTGACATTGGTAGCCCCCTGAAACAAGAAAGTGAAATCAAAGTTTTTGTAGTGTAAGCTTCCGTTAAAACCAAAGATAATTTCCGGCGTATTTGATTTTCCGATAGCCACTCTATCAAGATCATTGATTATACCATCTTTGTTAATATCTTCATAGCGAATATCGCCAGGGCCAGTATTGCCGAGTTGCTTAGGGGCAGCGTCTACTTCCTGCTGAGACTGGAATAATCCGATTGCTCTGTAGCCATATTGTGTATTGAGCGATAAGCCTGTTCTTCTGATATTTGGGTTGACAGAAGCCGCTTCATCAATAAAGACAATTTCATTTTTGGCATACGTCAAATTGGCACTCATCGAATATCGTAAATCTCTTGTAAGCCTATTGGTATGGCCAAGTGTAACTTCTACTCCTTTGTTGTTTACTTTGGCTAAGTTTTCGACAGGTAAGCCAATACCAAGAAGGCTTGGTACAGAAAGGTTTCTTGAAGCAAGAATATCACTTCTTTTGTCGAAAAAGTAATCTACAACGGCTGTAAGTTTTCCTTTCAAGAAAGTAGCATCGATGCCTACATTAAGTTTTTTGACCGTTTCCCAAGTTACATCGGGGTTCGATAACCTACCTTCAACAATAGCTGGTTGTATATTGGCATTACCAAAAACTGCCGAACCACTTACATAATATGATTGCAAATACAAGAAACGTTGGTCGCCTAGTCTGTCATTTCCAAGAATACCATAAGAGGCACGTAGTTTTAAGAAATCAACTAAAGAAGAGTTTTTTAAAAAAGGTTCTTGTGAAACTACATAGCCCGCTGAAAAAGAAGGAAAAAACCCCCACCTTTTGCCTTCTGCAAATTGCTCTGAACCGTCGGCTCTAAAACTTGTTTCTAGCACGTATTTGTCATCATAAGCCCAGTTAATTCTACCAACAATACCTTGTCGGCCACTACTACCCGAATAGCCACTATTGTTGCGGTTGGCGGCAGCACCAAAGTTAATTTCGTCGATGGCTAGGGTATAGCCTTCACGAGAAGCATTCAAATAATTCCAAGCCTGTTTGGTTTGAGTATATAATAGTAAACCCGTAAAATTGCTTTTACCAATGGTTGTTTTATAGTTTAGGTGCGACTCCAAAGTAACAGCCTGTTCATCTAAATGATTTTGTACTAACGATGTAGGGCCTTTGTCAGCTTCTACAAAAGAGCCATCAGACACCCTGTTATAAAAAGGGATTTTGGTATAAGTCCAGTTTTTATTATCAGTAAATGTTTTATCATAAGAAGCAATAGCTTTGATAGAAAGTCCTTTAAGAAATGGCAATTGTTGTTCTAATTCCATACGCCCACGAAATGCTTGGATATTTCTTTTTCTATAGCCATTTTCGGGTAGTGTCAAATACGATGGGCCATTAGAATATTCGCCATTCGACCACTTGATAGGTGTTCTATTAGGTGGAATACCCGACATCCATCTAAAAACTTCTTCCGAGGCCACGTTGTTAGTTTTTTCATCTCTGCCCGACAAATCAAACGAAAGCTTGGTTGTACTAGTAACGTTGGCATCTATATTTGACCTAAAGTTGTATCGATTAAAGTCATTAGAAGGAATAATACCATCTTGTTTTAAATATCCCGCCGAAGTAGCATATCGTACCTTATCTGAGCCACCAGTAGCCGAAATAGAATAGTTACGAACCATGGCTGATTTTTTAAGAACCGAAAACCAGTCAGAATCAGGGTGTGTGTCTGGGCTTGAGTGAGTGCGGTATTTTTCTAGGTCGTTTTGCGAATACATAGGTTGTTTGCCATCGTTGGCCAAGGCTTCGTTGTAAAGCATAGCGTATTCGTAAGAATTCAAAAACTCAGGATTGCGTGTTCGCTCTTGTACACCAACATTAGCTGTAAAATCAATTTGCATTTTGCCCTCTGCTCCTCTTTTGGTAGTAACAAGAATAACCCCGTTACCAGCACGAATACCAAATACGGCCGCACTAGCTGCATCTTTTAAAATAGAAAAAGATTGGATTTCGCTAGAATTGAGCTGTGCAAAATCGCTTGACGAACGCACAATCCCATCAATTACATAGATTGGCGATGAATCACCAATTGTACCAATACCCCTAATCAAAATATTGGATGCGTCTTTGCCTGGCTCGCCCGAACGCTGTGTAGCGATAATACCCGCTGCCTGCCCAACCAAAGAGTTGCTTAGGTTGGGAGAAGGATTACTAGCAATGGCTTTTTGACTTACATCCGATACCGCCCCAGCTATCGTACTTTTCTTTTGAGTACCATAACCTACTACTACTACTTCATCGAGGTTACCAATATCGGCTTTTAATACAACATTCAGTGATGTTTGCTTACCAACAGCCACTTCTGCTTTGAGGTATCCTACAGAGGTAAAAACCAGTACGACATCTTCATTAGGAATACTGATTCTGAATTTTCCATTGGGGTCGGTTGTTGTTCCACGAGTCGTTCCTTTAATCTGGATACTTACACCAACGAGCCCCTCGCCTTTATCGTCGGTTACTGTACCTGTGATGGCCTGCTCGATAATTTCTTCTTTGGGATAAATACTGACTTTGGTTTCGGTAGAGGACCGATTTTTCCTTTTCAAAAGAATCTGTTGTCCCGAAACTTCATAATTGATACTTAGTGGCGACAAAAGGTCGGTAAGAACTTCTGCTAAAGGTCTGTCTTCAGCATCAATAGATACCCTTCTTTTCGAGTCGATCAACTCTGGACTATACATAAAATTGATACCTACAATTTTTTCAATTTTTTGCAAGACATCTTCTACCTCATCTTTTTTCAGATGCAGTGTCACCTTCTTGTTCAGCAAATCTTGTGCTTTAGTGTCGTGTGCCAATGAGAAACTCATACACAAAACAGATAAAGCAATTTGCAATAAACTGATTTTCATGATTTTTCGTAAAATTTGATACGATGGCAATTTTTTTTTCATACTTTTGGGTAATTTGTTAATTGGAACGAATTGGCAAAGGAATCCCCTCATCCATTTCTGGATGTTTGTGTCGAAGCAAAGTGGAGGGGACATTGGGGTGAATGATGCGTCAACATCATTCACCTTTTTTATTGTTTATGTATGTTTAAAAGTTAGTTACAGGGTTTTCCCGAAATAATAATTTGGCCATCTGTTATTTCATAGCTGGCATCTATAATCGTACAAATCCATTTAATTTTTTCATTCAAAGGTTCTGTACCCAATTTAGCGGTGATAGTACATTTGCTCATGACTTGCTCGTCGAATACAATATCTATTCCGTATTCTTTTTCCAGCTTTGTAAATACCTCGCTGACTGGCGTTGCATCAAATACAAGCGACTGAGCTTCATTTTTAAGTGCCAAAGCTGTAGGCGGAGCTTGTATTTCAGTTTTTGACAAGGTATTGTCATTGCGTTGATAAATTATTTGCTGATTAGCTGTTAGTACAACACCTGAAAGTTCTTTGTCATCGAGCTGCTGAATCGAGCCAAGCGTATTTTGTGTTATTACGGCTACTCTTCCTGTTTTTACCATCACCTTGACTTCTTCCAAATCATCGAAAGCTTTAATGGTAAAACTTGTTCCTAGTACCTTGGTGACAATATCTTTGGTAAATACCAAGAAAGGCTTTTGTGTATTTTTGGTTACTTCAAAAAAAGCTTCACCCAACAAAAAAACCTCTCGCTTTTGAGCATTGAATGAATCATAGTATTTTAGGCGGCTTCCTTTATGCAATACAATAGTACTGCCATCGGGCAGTACAACCAGTTTGTTGAGTTGTGTATTATTGTTAATCTCGGTAAAATGCTCTTTGTTATGCGATTGGGTTAAATGCTCTTCAAAGCTTATTTCTTGAGCTGTGGAGGTTTTTTTTTCGTTGAAAAACCACCATATTCCCAATACAAGCAATACAGATGCTGCTATTGCCCAATATTTATATACAGCTATAACCGCTGCTTGCTCGTCTTTTATGGGCAAGTTTTCCTCACGTTCACGTTCTTTGGCTATCGACAAAGCTCTAGTAACCTGATTGTCGATGTATTCGTTATTTAGCTCGATGGGTTTACCTTCCAAATTCAGTAGCAAAGAACGTAGTTGTTGTAACACTTCGGGCTTAACGAAGTTGGCTTCTGACCATTTATCCCAGAAAACCTCATTTTGATGACGATTTTCATAAACCCATTTTCTAAAAGAAGGGTCATTGAGTAATTCTTCAAAAGTTGTTTTTGTGTTCATAAAGCCTTTTAGGTTGTTGCATTTGATGTCTCCCCTTGCAGTTTCTATTGCTAACATCCCCAAACCTATGTTTGGATACTCGCTAAAAGACAATTTTTTTTAAATAAATTTATAAAAAAACAAAAAGAAGACAGAAAAGCTCTTTAGCTGCATATCCAGCATAGAAAAGGAATGATTATTTCCCAGTTTTCACGGAGTTTGATTAGGGCTCTTTGGATGATATTACTTACCGATTGCGGTTTGATTTGAAGCAGTAGAGCGATTTCCTCAACCCGAAGGTCTTGATAAAATCGTAGATAGAGGATTTCTCGTTGCCTTTCGGGCAACTGTTGTAGCGAGCAAGACACCTTCTGATGAATACTATTGAAAGCCTCATTTTCTATCAGCGAGGTTTCTGACGAATCTTCAAAGAGCGTATCATTGAAATTTTCTTCAAGCGGAATAGCCTTGAACGTTTGGAGTGTTTTGAATAGTTGATTTCTAAAAGCTTTGAGCAGATAAAACTTTACTGATTCAACTTCATTTAGCGAGCTACGACGAAGCCAGAGTTTGATGAGTAAATCCTGAATGGCATCTTCTATAATCTGGTTATTAGAAGTGAATTTACCGCCATAATGAACCAACGTTTTGTAGAACTGTTTAGAGAGCTGAGTAAAAGCCACTTCATCGCCTGCTCTAAAGTTGTTCCAGAGCATTTGTTCATTTAGTGATTGTGAGCTTTTAAGAGAGTTGGTCATATTTCAACTAAAAATTTACACGAAATAACCAACAATATCTAAAAATAACAATACTTTGATAGATTCTAGCTGTTTTGTCCCCTAATTATTACATAAAAATACCCGAATAGGGTAATTCGGGTATTTGACAGAAGTATTATTTCTTGCCTTTGGGCGTGTGGGTGCGAGCGTATTCGTCAAAAGAAAATTTACCTGAACCAGCAATCGCAAATATGATAAGTAAAATGAGAACAATCAACGAAAGCCAAAGCTCAGAATTGAGATAAGAGAAGCCATTGCGTAAGTTGGTAAAGAATACAGCAACAAATAGAATAGGAATTTGAAAAACTGAAGCCGTACGAGTCATACAGCCAATGGCAATCATTAAGCCACCAACCAAATGGGCAAAGGCTACATAGTGTACCGCCACAAAAGTCCAAGCATTGAAGTGTAGGCCTTCGACAAGATTTCCTAAATAGGTAGTGTCACCAATAAAACTAACTCCTTTGAGAAAGAGTAGAACCCCAAGCGAAATCCGTACGATGTCGAGCCATGCAGGGTGATGGGAGTCGCCCCAATGTTCTATTTGTTCGATAGTTGTCATAGCAGTAAAAGGTTTGATTTAGAGAAAGTTAGCGAAAAAAATATAGAAAGTCAAGACAATATGATACTTTTTCAGCAGGAGTAATAGAAGGTACAAAACAATGAGGAATAGCATAAAAACAAAGCGAGCCATAACCGTAGTTATGACTCGCTTTAAAGGACTGTATATTGGTGTTAATTACTTAACTTCAACTTCAGCACCAGCTTCTTCTAAAGATTTTTTCAAACCTTCAGCTTCTTCTTTAGAAACGCCTTCTTTGATAGCTTTTGGAGCTCCGTCAACTACTTCTTTAGCTTCTTTCAAGCCAAGACCAGTTAAGTCTTTCACCAATTTAACTACTGCCAATTTGTTAGCACCAGCAGCTTTCAAGATTACGTCGAAAGATGTTTTTTCAGCAGGAGCTTCAGCAGCATCACCAGCACCACCACCAGCTACAACTACTGCAGCAGCAGCAGCAGGTTCGATACCATACTCATCTTTCAAGATAGCTGCTAATTCGTTAACTTCTTTAACTGTTAAATTTACTAATTGTTCAGCGAATGCTTTTAAATCTGCCATTTTATTAAGAGATTTTAATTGTTTACGATTTTGATTATTATACTATATGCGTTTATTGTACTTGGAAGCCTTTATAAATTTGAGCTTACCTAAGCAAGCATCAAATTGGTTATTAACCTTCTCTTTCCGATAAAGTTTTCAAGATACCTGCCAATTTGCCGCCGCTGCTTTGAAGAGCAGAAACAACGTTTTTCGCAGGAGATTGCAACAATCCAATGATGTCGCCAATCATTTCTTGTCTTGACTTCACGTTTTCAAGAGCTGCCAATTGATCTTCTCCGATAAACAAGCCACCTTCAATAGAAGCACCTTTGAAACGGATTTTATCTTTACCAGCTTCCTTCTTGAAATCTTTGATCAATTTTGCAGGAGTCTTAGGATTTTCAGGAGAGAAAATCACACCAGACATTCCTTTTAAAACTGTATCATTGAAAGGAGTATAGTCAGTTCCTGTAGTTTCAAGAGCCTTAGCAATCAAAGTATTTTTTACGATACGATACTCTAAGCCACGTTGAAAACAAAGTCTTCTGAATGCGTTTACTTCTGCAACGGTCAACCCAGCGGTATCAGTGATGTAGAAGTATGGAGTAGCAGCGAACTTTTCGCTCAACTCTCCAATAATTACTGCTTTTTCTTCTTTAGTCATGATTACAAACCGTTAACTGTTGCTTTATCAATTTGAACACCTGGAGACATCGTAGAAGACAAGTTGATTGACTTCACGTATGTTCCTTTAGCTGAAGATGGCTTCAATTTTACCAATGTATTGATAAGTTCTTGAGCGTTTTCAGCCAATTTAGCAGGGTCGAAAGACACCTTACCAATTGAAGTATGGATGATACCAGTTTTGTCAACTTTGAAGTCGATTTTACCAGCTTTCACTTCTTTAACAGCTTGTCCAACCTCCAAAGTAACTGTTCCTGATTTAGGGTTTGGCATCAAACCACGAGGGCCTAAAACACGACCTAAACGACCGATTTTAGCCATTACAGTTGGCATAGTGATGATTACATCAATATCAGTCCAACCTTTCTCGATTTTTTGGATATATTCGTCCAACCCAACGAAGTCAGCACCAGCAGCTTTTGCTTCTTCCTCTTTGTCAGGAGTGCAAAGTACCAATACAC
The DNA window shown above is from Flectobacillus major DSM 103 and carries:
- a CDS encoding CopD family protein, which encodes MDYNHIKAIHIIFVVSWFAGLFYLPRLFVYHTEANDKPDLERKIIQEQFQKMEKILFNAIMIPAMWLTLLTGATMVYWSWWDTFSVHGWLHLKLGFVAVLLLYHLVCRQIIKELRVNKFRFTGFQLRLYNEIATILLFAIVFLVVLKNTVDWLWGIAGLMIFAVLIMSAVKIVKSIREKKKA
- a CDS encoding VCBS repeat-containing protein, coding for MIQRLTLFTVLFLCYACKPSSDETLFHLVKPTDSGITFVNDIQENEQLNILEYQYLYNGGGVAVGDVNNDGLPDIYFSGNMVFNKLYLNKGKSDKVAFQFEDITDVAGVAGRKKWKTGVSMVDINADGKLDIYVCYSGSGTKEERSNELYINTGNKNGVPVFVESAAQYGLDAVGTFTTQVAFFDMDKDGDLDMFMVNHAEMFYNAFFNTERLRKTRHPQFGNRLYRNDNGYFNDISDEAGINGSGLNFGLSVAIGDINNDDWPDLYVTNDYNEQDFLYLNLKNGHFAEILKKSIGHISKFSMGSDIVDFNNDQQADIVSLDMLPEDNRRQKLLKGPDEYDNYQLLVDSGFHHQNMRNMLQLNVGNNTEGIPQFSEIGQLAGISNTDWSWSPLACDLDNDGYKDLYITNGYLRDFTNMDFLKYTYQEESDKARALGQKLNTWKLIQEMSSTKVSNYCFLNKNTSNGLAFQNITEKWGLSEPSISTGAAYADLDNDGDLDLIVNNSNAPAMLFENKSRQIAKNHYLTINLRDTGLNHFALGAKVILKTAHSSQMQELYPSHGFQSSVEPSLHFGLGQDSIVKSLQIRWVNGQTTELYNLKADTLLTVHSNTAKHLLAVPALPTRPLLSDFSLLSNIPYIHQEVPYVDFKHQSLLPYQVSKIGPFLAKGDVNGDGLEDIFVGGNQVQAGELYIQKGNGQFQKATSQPWTSQTLSKDMGVAFFDADNDGDLDLFVVRGGTEFAAHDKVYQDHLFINNGQGVFTKNNDALPDLTSNGSCIATADYDKDGDIDIFIGGRSMPNSFPEADFCYLLRNESKNGKVTFQYASEQKETTLRRPGIVNTAAWVDLNHDGWLDLVIAGEFMPITIYENHRGQLMNATTKYGMNNTNGFWAKVVVEDMDNDGDLDIIAGNLGQNTQFRASEKEPISLCYGDFDQNGTIEPLICYYIQGKSYPLASLDELANQFPSVRKKFLKYKDYAEATLNELLSPEQLKDAKTLKINTLNSTYFENTGNGQFVAKALPLAAQISLVSSIVIEDFDKDGKKDILLGGNFYPWRVQLGRNDASMGAVLLGNGKGLFRPIPYQTSGFMLNGDVRDLIVVKTGNQSRMMIFARNAGKVGVLK
- a CDS encoding RagB/SusD family nutrient uptake outer membrane protein gives rise to the protein MNKIIYKLMRFGCALMCTTTFLSCTDILDQLPKDSLTGQTVWTDPQGAVQFVNAIYGQMPSGFDRNYQGWAKGLYLLDGASDDGDVGMPWTHSNELQTGNFLPSNVPWGETWGDYYSLVRKTNIALENLNSLKDEALRNRLLGETYFLRGFIYHELLRLYGMPSTGSEPTGVPLISKSLTLNDNFQLPRASYDEVVNFIIADLDKAASLLPKKGAIEAGRATSGAANALKSRVLLYAGRWQAAADAANKVINTDYTLFNDYRTLFLTKNNNEIVFAKKFQAPDKVHFGLNNGFDVVNSPPSIRGGSDAGWGGNVPTQNFVDSYDMIDGKPQAESPLYKATEPYANLDPRFEATVVHNGSTFRGRVIELFAGGADVTGRAEDTKTGYILRKFHEEQYVLYTKSSDQDWIFLRYAEVLLNYAEAKNEASGPDATVYSAINAIRKRAGIPDLVTGLSKDQMRAKIRNERRIELAFEEHRFFDIRRWKIAESLLNGPLYGMKMTKSGNTITYTRYAFETRGFPAKLYVLPIPQAEIDKNPAAKQIAGW